The following proteins are co-located in the Anas platyrhynchos isolate ZD024472 breed Pekin duck chromosome 1, IASCAAS_PekinDuck_T2T, whole genome shotgun sequence genome:
- the NMS gene encoding neuromedin-S isoform X1 translates to MSPPPSPSPPPALPWLLAACCLCALPRGSGFPQPFARYRDGAELPKSQQLALCFSQWMELSHQPQISSTVLDLCYSIFNSMHTNEESQIATAEFTKKDSHGTLGRPFFLFRPRNGRTIEGSEYHGI, encoded by the exons atGTCCCCGCcgccgtccccgtccccgccgcccgccctgccctggctgctcgCCGCCTGCTGCCTCTGCGCCCTGCCGCGGGGCTCCG GGTTTCCCCAGCCTTTCGCCCGCTACCGGGACGGCGCGGAGCTGCCCAAAAGTCAG CAACTGGCGCTGTGCTTCAGTCAGTGGATGGAGCTGTCTCACCAACCCCAG ATCTCCAGTACTGTTTTGGATCTTTGTTATTCCATATTCAACAGCATGCATACAAATGAG GAATCACAGATTGCTACTGCAGAGTTTACAAAGAAG gatAGTCACGGGACTCTGGGACGGCCGTTTTTCCTTTTCAGG CCTCGAAATGGAAGAACTATTGAAGGCAGTG aataccaCGGAATATGA
- the NMS gene encoding neuromedin-S isoform X2: MSPPPSPSPPPALPWLLAACCLCALPRGSGFPQPFARYRDGAELPKSQQLALCFSQWMELSHQPQISSTVLDLCYSIFNSMHTNEDSHGTLGRPFFLFRPRNGRTIEGSEYHGI, from the exons atGTCCCCGCcgccgtccccgtccccgccgcccgccctgccctggctgctcgCCGCCTGCTGCCTCTGCGCCCTGCCGCGGGGCTCCG GGTTTCCCCAGCCTTTCGCCCGCTACCGGGACGGCGCGGAGCTGCCCAAAAGTCAG CAACTGGCGCTGTGCTTCAGTCAGTGGATGGAGCTGTCTCACCAACCCCAG ATCTCCAGTACTGTTTTGGATCTTTGTTATTCCATATTCAACAGCATGCATACAAATGAG gatAGTCACGGGACTCTGGGACGGCCGTTTTTCCTTTTCAGG CCTCGAAATGGAAGAACTATTGAAGGCAGTG aataccaCGGAATATGA